In the Phycisphaerae bacterium genome, one interval contains:
- a CDS encoding class I SAM-dependent methyltransferase, with protein MDPQRVQTVLAELEHFMSRTDDALNLPRESAEFVHALVLSRGCRRVVEIGTSYGYSGIWIASGLAASGGQLITIDRERRKTDTARVRFEEAGLSHVVDFRVGRAVDLLPAIDGPIDFVLNDADKENCIRYVEILAEKLSERAILLTDNTTSHATQLAPFLEWIHRRDDFFTVIVPIGNGMALSVKRGG; from the coding sequence ATGGATCCCCAACGCGTACAGACCGTCCTCGCGGAACTCGAACACTTCATGTCCCGAACGGACGACGCCCTGAATCTCCCCAGGGAATCGGCCGAATTCGTTCACGCGCTCGTACTTTCCCGCGGATGCCGGCGGGTCGTGGAAATCGGCACGAGTTACGGCTACAGCGGAATCTGGATCGCATCCGGGCTGGCGGCGTCGGGCGGGCAACTTATCACCATCGATCGCGAGCGGCGCAAGACCGACACGGCACGTGTCCGATTTGAAGAGGCCGGACTGAGCCATGTGGTGGACTTCCGCGTAGGGAGGGCCGTGGACCTGCTGCCTGCGATCGACGGGCCGATCGACTTCGTGCTCAACGACGCCGACAAGGAAAACTGCATCCGCTATGTGGAAATCCTGGCGGAGAAACTCTCGGAGCGTGCCATCCTTCTGACGGACAACACGACGTCTCATGCCACGCAGTTGGCGCCGTTTCTGGAGTGGATCCATCGGCGCGACGATTTCTTCACGGTGATCGTGCCCATCGGGAACGGTATGGCTTTGTCGGTGAAGCGCGGCGGGTAG